The stretch of DNA GATGCCCTCCGCCGTCATACCGGGATGGCCCATGATGACATCACGGCGCTTAGTTCCGAATTGTGGGAGGTGCCCGTGTTCGAGCGCCGGCTCGCGGCGATTGTCCTGTTGCAGTCCAGGCTCACGGTGCTGGGCAACCTGGATCTGACCCGGATCGAGGGCTTCGTCAGAAGCGCCCGACTGCGCGGGCTGGTGGATCCGCTCGCCGTCGACGTGATCGGTCCCCTGGTCGAGGGACTGGATGTGCTGGGCAGGGTGCGCGCCGACAGTGTGCTGGACCGGTGGGTGCGGGAGCCCGACGCCTGGTTGCGCCGTGCCGCGCTGCTCTCCCCGCTACGGGCACTGGGGGCGGGAGCGGGGGATTGGGACGGCTTCGTCCGGCATGCCAGGGCCGTACTCGCGGATCCGCCGGGACAGGGACCCGATGGCCCGGTGGTCCGGGAAGCGATCTCGCGGGTGCTAGCTGAGCTGGCGAGGACGCGGCCCGAACTTAGGTTCGCGTCCGCTGACGTCTGACGCCGATGTGTGCCCCACGGGAGCACGACGCAAAGTTCAGGGTTTACCGCTACCGGCGGCCACCGGCTGCGCGAATGACTTCGCTGCACGGGATCCTGCCATGGCGCTCGCGGCAATCGTGATGAGAGCTCCCAGCAGCAGGGCGGCGTTCTCTCCGGGGAGCAGGACGTGCAGCTGGGTGCCAATGCTTGCCGCTGCGACCGGTACGCCAAGCTGCGCAGCCGAGAGGACTCCCAGCGGCAGCGGGAGCCCAAACGCCCTTAGTCCGGAGTGGATCAGGACCGTGCCAAGTCCCAGGGACAGGCCCAACACGATCATGTCCGGGTGGCCGGCCAGGTCGCGCAGGTTCAGGGAGGCGCCCAGCCAGACAAGGAAGATCGGTCCCAGGAAACCATCGCTGACGGCGAAAAGCTGGCGGGCCAGCCGTCTCGGTTCGCCGACCGCGGCCACCACCAGCCCGAACGAGAATCCAGCCAGCATCACTGAGACATGGCCGAAATTGGCCACCCCGGCCAGCGCGAACAGCAGAACCAGCTGGATCCGCAACTCCAGGGCAAACTTGCGGTTTTCCGAGAGCCGATGCATGCGCCGGCGGGCGCCGCTGCGCTCCAGCGAGCGAAGGACGAAAAAGATCGCAATGGCGCACGCACCCACCGCGAGCGCCCCGAGTGCGGCGCGGCCCGCGTTCGGCGGATCCAGGGCCAGCGGCAGCGCGACTATGCAGGCGACATCGGCGATGGCCACCTGCGCGGTCATGGCCACCACCTTCGGGCCGCCCAGGCGCAGGGAATCGACAATCGGCAGGACCATGGCCGCGGACGAGGACGCGAGCAGCACCACATACAAAGGGGCGTGCCCGGTCCCGAAGGCCAGGCCCATCCCGGTTCCAACGACGGCGGCGGCGAACCCGGCGGCGGCGGCCTGGCCGAAGCCCTTCCCGAGTGCGGAGCGGATCTGCGGATCCCGGACCGGCACATGGGTTCCGGCGACGAACATCATCAGGGCAAAGCCAATGTTTGCCAGCAGACTGAAGGTGGGATCGCCGGCGTCGACCAGCGAAAGCCCCGTCCGTCCGATCACGATGCCTGCCAGCAACTCACCCAGGACCACCGGAAGTCTCCAGCGCACCGGCAGCGCCAGCAGGGGTCCCGCGAGGGCGACGACGGCGATCAGCGCCAGGGACAGGAACGTCACCGCACGCCCGGCCCGGCAGCACCCCGGGTTCCCATATCTGCCAGTTTCACCGGAATGGGCGTGTTCTCGTCTGTCAGGTAGGAAGCGCAGACCCGGTGGTACCCGTCGGCGATCTGGGCCGGGATGCCGGCTTGGAGAATTCCGCGGACCAGCAGTACCGGCGAAAGCTTCCTGCCGGCGGCGATCTTGGCCAGATCCGCGGCGACGTGCGGGTTGTCCGGCCTCAGGAGCGGCAGCCCCGAGGCGCGCAGGATGTCTTTCGCGAGCTGATGCGTCACCGGGGCATTGCGCAGTGACTGCACGATCGCGGCGGCACCGGCACCATCGGTCAGGAGTGCGAGGTAGCTCTCCGCAGCCGGGTAGTCATGTTCCTCCGGCTCGGGGAGCCAGATCACTGATGCCGTGTCATCGCTTCTCTTGGAGTCTTTGGCCATGGACTGAGCCTAGTGCGGTCACCCGGCAAACGCTTTCTTTCCGCGGCTCCGTAAATCATGGGCCTAGTCTTGGGGCCGGCGCTCCACCACCGCGTAGGCCTTGCCGTCCAGGAACTCCCAGTCGGTGACCACCATGAACCCGAGGGCGTCCACCCTGTCATTGAGGACGTGGGCGTCAAAGCCGCCATCCCGGGGTTCGGCATCCCAGGTCAGGACATGGACTTCTTTCCCCTCCAGGATCAACAGCTCGGTGTTGACGTCGAAGTCGTCCTGCGGCTGATCACTCAGTTGGCAGATGGCGACACAGTGGCTGGTCATTTCGGGCCTCCGCTTCGGGATCGCTGATGGCATCATCCTATGCCCGGGCCCCCGGCGGCCCACGGAATCGGGCCCGATTCCCCCGGGATCCCCATGGATTCCACCCCATGGCCGTTACCTTAATGTGACATTTGGCCGCTGCGCCCGTACGGTTGTTAAGTGCCTGTTGTCTCCGATACGGGCACTCCCCAGCCGATTGCCTAACTCTGCCGCGGCCTCGGGGCATCTCGCAGCAAACGTCCGGCAGAGACGGGGAAACCACTTTTGACCTGCTGTCATACAGGTCTTGGGGTGAAGCCGCACAGCCTGCAGCCGCGGGCCTGAGTGCGGCCGGGTGCCTCCCATCCGAATCCGACAGCTCACCTCGCAGGCATTGGGAGAGGCTACAGCCATGTCTTCAGACACCGTCAATTCGCACAGCAGCACTGCCACGCACACCACGCGGCGCTCGGCACGTTCATCCGCAATCACCGGCAAGGCAGGCACCATCGGCCGCCACGCCGCCGTCATCGCCGCAGCCTCCGGCCTGGTCCTCAGCGGGGCCATGGCCGCCAACGCCGCAGAAGCACCCGCGGAACGCAACTCCGTGCCGGCGTCGTCCGTTGACGTCAAGGGCCAGGTCGGCGCGCCGCTCATCGCGGACTCAAGCGTCCGGATCAGCTTCGAACGCCCGGCCGTCAGCTCGACGGCGGCTCCGGTGATCGCACAGCCCGCCCCCGCCGCGGCAGCTGCCCCCGCCGCCGCGGCGCAGGCACCCACGGCTCCGAAGGCCACGGTGCAGGTCAAGGCAGCCCCGGCGGCCGCCGCCGCTCCGGCAGCCGGCGGCCTCAACGCCGCCATGCTCGCCGCCGCCTACGGCCAGCTGGGCATCACGCAGGACTGCACTGCCATGGTCGAGAAAGCCCTCGGCGCCGCCGGCAAGCCGGTCGGGGACCTTGGCCCCATGCAGTTCCTGAACTACGGCACCGTCGTGGCAACGCCCGAGCCGGGCGACATGGTGGTCCAGTCCGGCCACGTGGGCATCTACGCCGGCAACGGCCAGGTCATCAGCGGCGGTATGAACGGCGTAAACTCCACCATCGTCCACCCGCTGTCCTGGCTGACGGCCACCGGCGGCGTGACCTTCGTCCGTGCCTAAGCCTACGCACGGCTGACACGTTGACTGAACGGCGTGTGGAGGGGCCGGTGATCAGCTGCCTTGGGGGCGGCTGATCACCGGCCTTTTCGTGTGGACCGGGCAAGCTCCGCACCCGAAGCCACTCTGCCCCTGAAGCCCCTGAAGCCCCGCTCTTAGCGCCCCGCGAGCGGAAGCGTGAGCTTCATGGTTGTACCCTGCGGCCCGGTCCGGGCCACCTCGACGGTGCCGCCGGCGGCCGTGGCGATCTCGCGGACCAGCGCCAGTCCGATGCCGAAGCTTCGCTGCCCGCGGGTTCCATCCGGGCTGGGGGTCCGGACGAAGCGGTCAAAGATCCGGGCCTGGTCCACGCCCGTGATTCCGGGCCCGGTGTCCGCCACGCTGATAACCGCATGGTTCCGCTCCACCCCGGTGCTGATAGTGACGCTCCCGCCGGACGGCGTGTGGGCCAGGGCATTGTCCGCCAGGGCGAGCACAGCCCGCCGCAGCGAGTTCCGGTCGATCCGGGCCAGCGGCCGGCCGCCGTCGGAGAAGGCGAGACGGATGTCATGCCGTGACGACAGTTCCTGCAGGCTCTCGGTGACGGACCCGGCGACGTCGGCCAGCTCCACCGGTTCCGTGGAACGGTCCGGCGCGGCGCCGGTCGCGGCCAGCAGAAGTTCGTTGACGATCCCGGTCAGGGTGGCCGCATCTTCCCGGATCCTGCCCAGGGCCTGGCCCGGTTTGGAGTCCGGCACGGCGTCGCGCTGGGCGAGCTGAATGCGCGCGTCCAAGATGGCCAGGGGCGTGCGCAGTTCATGGCTGGCGTCCTGGACGAACCGCCGCTGCAGGGCCAGTGCTTCCCCCAGCGGCCGGATGGCGCTGCGCGCACTGAGCCACCCGACGACGCCGGCCAGCACAATGCCCGCCACCCCGGCGATGATCATCGCCTCAATCAGGTCCTTGGAATCGAGATAGGTGTAAGCCTTCCCGGCCGCCGCGGAGCCGGGCAGATCCGGGTGCGCCAGCTTGTTCATCAGATAGACGGTCGCCGCGGCGAGGAGGCAAAGGACCAGCACCGCACAGGCGGCGCTGATCCGCAAAGCGACCTTGAGCGAGGCCCGGCGGAGGGTGTCCTGGTCCGGTTCGCCGGCCAACGGAGGCCTGCTATTCATGGGCGTCGCCGATCTGGTAGCCGACGCCGTGGACCGTGCGGACCACGGCCTTGGAAATCTTCCTTCGGAGGTGGTGGACGTAGGTGTCGATCACGCCGGGCTGGTCGGCGGCCTGGAAATGTTTGTTGAGCAATTCTTCCCGGGTGAAAACCCGGCCGGGTTCGGCGGCCAGGGCTCCCAGCAGCTCGGCTTCCTTTGCGGTGAGGGAGACCAGCGGCCCGTAGACCGAGCGCACAGAGCGCGACGCCGGATCGAGTTCCCAGTCGCCGATGCTCACGGGCGCGGCGGCCGGCGTGTAGCTGCGCGTCAGGGCGCGCAGGCGTGCCGCGAGCTCGTCGGCGTCGAACGGTTTACTCATGTAGTCATTGGCGCCCGCGTCCAGGCCCCTGACCTTTTCATCCGTAGCGCCGAGGGCCGTGAGGATCAGGATCGGCGTCGAAACCCCCTTGGACCTCAGCGCGTTGATCAGGGCGATGCCGTCCATCAGGGGCAAGCCGCGGTCGACCACCATAACATCCCAGACCTGGGTCAGCGCCAGGTGCAGTCCGTCCTGGCCGTTGGTGGCCAGCCGGATCAGGTAGTCCGGTTCCAGCAGTTCGGCGATGAGCGGTCCCAGGACGACGTCGTCCTCCACCAGCAGCAGGGACGGCCGGCCGTCAGCGGTTGTCATGTCAGTTATTCTCCCGCGCCATACCTTCCGCCGGCAGTCCGCCCGCCGTGTCGTCACCACGGTCAGCCGCGGGTCCGGCCGCGGGGCCGCGGTTCTGGCGGCGGCGTTTGAGGAGCTGGACGCCCCACGGCAGGACGGAGACGAGGACCATGACCACGGCGATGACGTCGATGTTCTTGGCGATGACCTCATAGTGTCCCAGCCATGTCCCGAGCAGGGTCACGGATGAGCCCCAGGCCAGCGCCCCGGTGATGTTCCAGAGCGTGAAGGATTTGTACCCGTAGCGGGCGATGCCGGCGCTCAGGGGTGCGAACGTCCGGACCATGGGCACAAAACGTGCCAGCACGACGGCGGCCCCGCCGTGGCGGCGGAAGAAGTCCTCGGTGGTGGTCAGGTGCGCTGTCTTCAGGATCCGCGCGTCGTCCTTGAACCATCGGCGGCCGTACGTCCGTCCGATCATGTAACCGACCTGGTCGCCGGCCACGGCAGCGGCGGTGACGACGCCGATCAGCACCGGCAGCGTCAGTTGCAGCTGCTGATGCAGGAGGCCTGCGGTGAAGAGCAGTGAATCCCCGGGCAGGAAGGGGAAGAGGACGCCGGATTCGATGAACACCATAAGTGAGATGACGCCGAGCGCCGCCGGGCCGAGACCCTCGAGCAGGCTCGCCGGGTCAAGGAGCGAGGGGGTTCCGGCCGCGGCCGAGAGGACCGGGCCAAGCCCTGAAGCGTAAATGCCGTGCATGGTCACTTCCTTAGGGACGGGGTGATCGGGAAGGCTGCGTGGACCGAACGGATGCTGCGGCCGGCAGGCGGTCCAGGATACGCGGAGCGAACCGGTTCCACAGCCCGGCCAGCAGCACAACCGCTGCGCTCGCCGCGAGGAACGAGGCTGCCACGTCGGTGGGGTAATGGACCCCGATATACAGCCGCGACCAGGCGACCACGAGGGCCAGCACCGCCGCGGCGACGGCTGTCACCTTGGCCCAGCGGGTTCCGCGGGCCAGGAAGTACAGCGCGAATCCCAGCGCGACCGCGAAGGAAACGTGCCCGCTGGGGAAGCTGTTGGAGCCCGTTTCCGGGGCGAGCGGATCGAACAGCAGGGCCGGGTTGGGCCGCTGGCGGGCGATGATGAGCTTGAAGAACTCACTGGCCACCCAGCCGGAGCAGGCGACGAGGCCGAACGCGACGGCCTTCACCAGGGAGCGGCGGACCACCCAGAGATAGAGCGCGACGGCGGCAACGAGGACGACGCCGGCCGCCGGGCCGAACACGACGTTCAGGGCCATCGCCACGGCGGTCAGCAGCGCGGCATGGTGCTGGCTGAGATCCTGGTCCACGCCCAGCTCGGCCACGCTGCCACCGGGGACCAGCTTGGCCGTCAGGCCCAGCGCAAGGACCGCCGCGGACAGCAGAATACCCAGCAGCAGCCAGTGACGGGCCTGCGGGATGGCCCGGAACTGCGGGCCGGCAGCCGGGCGTGCGCCGGCGGGGTCATGGGGTACTGCAACGCGGTCAACAGGGGCGGGTCCAGGCATGGAGTCCTCCGGGTCGGGGCAAGGGCGCTGTCCGGCGCCTGCTTCAACCCTCCCGTGCGGCCTTTAAGAAAGGCTTAAGAAGTTCCCTGTCCGTCCTCGCGGGCACACCGCAGCACGACTCCGTTTCCGACCGCGCGCGTCTCTTCCAGGCTGAGGTTCTCCATGGCGTCGAGGGGCTGGAACTCCGCCTCTTGAAATAGGGGCTTGCCGCGCCCGATCAGTACAGGATGGACATAGACCCGGTATTCGTCGACCAGCCCGAGCCGCCGGAACTCCGCGGCGAGATCGGCGCCGCCAAGGCATAGGTCACCGCCAGGCTGTTCCTTGAGCCACATGAGCTCCTCGACGAGGACGCCGCGCGCCACCGTGGTATTCCAGCCCGCGCTTTCCAGCGTCCGCGAATAGACGATCTTGGGCATGTCCCGCCAGATGCCGGCGAATTCGATCATCGTGGCGGGGCTCGCAGGGTCGCTGTCCGCCGTTTTGGTGGCGCGTCCGCGGGTGGTCACCTTCCGGAAGCCGCCGACGCCGGGCGGCAGGATCCTGCCGGGTCGGGCCTTGGCCGGCCCCGCTTCCCCTGGAACATCCTATTCCGGCAATATCTTGCCGAATCCGGAGATCTGCGGCACGATGGAAGGGTGGAAGCGTCTGAACCGGCAAGATCCTGCCGGATGGACCGTTGAGTCAGGGCACTGGAAACGGAGGGACCCCATGCGCGACGTGGCCAGCATCGCGGCCGGCATCCGCAGCGCGCGCAAGGACGCCGGGATCACGCAGGAAGACCTGGCGCACCTGGCCGGGACCTCGGTGCGTACCGTCCGGGCGATCGAGACGGCCACGGGGAACCCCTCGCTGCAGGCTGTGGTAGCCGTGAGCAACGTTCTCGGCCTGCAGCTCATGGTGCGCTGATGCCCGCGGACCTGCAGGAGCTGAAATTTGTCAGGGCGGCCGACGTCTACAAGAACGGGATCCTGGCAGGGCACCTGATGCGGACCGGCTACGGGGGAGTGAGGTTCGCCTACCTCGCCCGGTACCTGGCCGGCGGCCTCCCCCCGGTGGCCGTCTCCCTCCCGTTGTCTGAGGCTGCTGTCGAGACCCCGGCCGGGGCCCTGCCGGCCTTCTTTGCCGGACTCCTGCCCGAAGGGCACCGGCTCACGGTCCTGAAGAATGCGACCAAAACGAGCTTTGACGACGAACTGACCCTGCTGCTCGCCGTCGGGGCCGACGTGCCCGGCGACGTCCAGGTGGTTCCTGCCGGCGAGCCCCCGGTGGAACCGCCCACCCTGGCCGATACCTCGCGGCCGGAAGAGCTGGACTTCTCCGCCCTCGCCAACACGGTGGACCTCCACGGGCTGCCCGGGGTCCAGCGCAAGACGAGTGCCTCCATGCTGACGACGCCGCTGGCCCTGCGGGGGCACCGTTACCTGCTCAAACTGGATCCCCCGGAACATCCGCACCTGGTGGAGAACGAGGCGGCGCACCTGCGCGGGGCGAAGGCCCTGAAGATCCCGGTGGCCAAGGGCTCGGTCATTACCGACAGGAACGGACTGAGGGGACTGCTCGTGGAGCGGTTTGACCGGGTCAAGGGCCCTGCGGGCCCGTGGGTCCGGCTGCCGCTGGAAGACGGAACTCAGGTGCTGGGCCTGCCCCCGGCCTCAAAATACGCCGTCAGCTCCGAGGAGGTGGCCACGGCGCTCGCCGGACGGTGTACGGCACCGGTGGTCGCCAGCCGCAACCTCTACCTCCAGTTCCTCTTCGCCTGGCTGACCGGCAACGGCGACCTGCATGCCAAGAATGTCGCCATCCTGGGCAGCGGGCGCGGGTTCACGATGGCTCCTGTGTTCGACGTGCCGTGCACCCTGCTGTACGGGGATGAAACCCTGGCGCTGCCCGTCTCCGGGAAGACGAGGAACCTCCGGGCCAGGCACTGGACGGAGTTTGCCGGTGCCCTCGGGCTGCCGGCCCGGGCTGCCGCCTCGGCGAACAGCACGGCCCTGGCCGCGGCCGCCGCCATCCGGCTGGAGGAACTGCCGTTCGCCGGGTCGCCGCTGCGCGGGGCCCAGCGGGAACTGGGCTTCCGGCGTCGGGAACTGGCCTCCTGACCCAGGGTTTCCCAAGCGAATGGCCGTTCCCCCGCGGGCCGGACAAACGTACCCTGTAGAAGGGAGGTGAATTCCATGAAAGCTGCACCAGGGGACCGGATCATCATCCGGGGCCACACAGTCGAGTCCGCGGACCGGCACGGCCTGATCCTTGAGGTCAGGGGCGCCGACGGTGCGCCGCCGTACCAGGTGAGGTTTGACGACGGTCACGAGACCATCCTGATTCCCGGCGGCGATTTCGTCGTCGAACGGAGCGAACGGAGCGAAGCGAAGGAGGCCGGCTGAGCTAGAAGCCCGATGAGCTCCCGGAACCCGAAAAGCTGCCGCCGCTGCTCCCGTAGCCGGTGGTGGTACCCCCGCCGCGGGCGCTGCTGACGCTGCTTACCCCGGTGTTGAAACCCGAGTTGAAGGTGGGGACGGAGAAGAAGTAGTAGGACGGGTAGACCGTGCCGAGGATGCTTGGCTCGTAGGCGCGGCCGTACTTGGCCTTGGAACCTGCCTGCGCGCTCTCCATTTCCTTGCGCATCATCTTGGCTTCCTTCTCATTCCTGGCGAAGCCCTCGATGACGGTGTCCGCATGGTTCTTCAACAGCTCGGAGAGCTGTGTCCGGGCGTCCCGGAGCCGGTCCAGCGCCGTCTCCGGGCTGATGGCGCTGTCGGCGAGCTCGGAGGTCCAGCGTTCCATCTCGCGCTGGCTTTGCTCGCGGAAGGACCGGAGCGCCGCCGCCGTCACCGAATCGCCCGCACCGTGGCGCCTGCTGAGCAGCTGCTCCAGCCCGGCCAGGTCGGCACGGAACGGGGCCAGCTGCCGGTCCCAGGCGGCGGCCCAGGAAGACCCCCGGTTGAGCAGGGCGTTGGTGTCCGCGATGACGTCGTCCAGCGCGTCCAGCTCGGCCGAGGCATCGGCGTACTTCCGGACGAGTCTCAGGTTCGGCCGCCGGCTCAGGTCCCGGGACGAGAGGGCATGGACCTGCTGGGACAGCCCGGTGGCGGTGTTGTACCGGGTCAGGAAGGTGCGGTGCTTCTCCAGGACGGAGCCGCCGTAACGGGAGGACTCGGGAATGGTGTTGGCGTTGAGCTCGGTGACCTGGAGGTCCATGCTCACGTTGGCGTAGCTTGCGTCGCCACGCGCCAGTTCCTTGCGGCTGCCGATCCTGGTCCGCCAGCGTACGATCAGCCAGCCGGCGGCACCGGCGGCGGCTGCCGACACCGTGGTCCAGGCCGTGATGAGGAAGGCAGCAGACCGGTACCACGGCTGGTTGATCAGCTCGGCGCCGCGTTTGATTCCGGCAATCGTGCCCTCGGTCCACTGGGCGTCACGGAACAGGTCCTTGGACGCGTTCTGGATGTCATCGCGCTGCCCGAGGGACACCTTACGGTCTTCCCCCATGTAGGTCCCCACATGCCGGCCCACCGGGTCCAGCGCGAAGATGAAGAGCCCGTCAGCCCATTTCTGCCCGTCAGCGCTGATCCAGTCCGGGTGCTCGGCACGGGCGAAGCGCAGGATTTCCTCGTTCAGGTTGTCCGCCGCCGTGCCGTTGTACGTGTACACGGCGACCTTGGTGGGCTGGTAGAAGTCGACGGCGCGCAGTGCCGGCAGGAGCGTGTTTTGGTCCAGCACCCCGGCCCGGTCCGCCACGACGACGTCGACCGGCCTGACGGCCAGCGCCGCCGGCCCTGCCCCCACCAGCCCGACCATGACCAGAACCACGACGCCGAGGATTTTCCCCATGATTCCCATTTCCCGAGCGTAGTGCCTGCTTCCAACGTCGTCGACGGGATCCCGGGCGGAAAGGGGGCTAAAGACACCATGACCGCGGGCCGGCGCCCGCCCATACTTACGGCATGAGCCAAGAGCCCGATGACCCCGCAGAGCCGACACGCGGCGGCGCACCGGACGTTCCGCCCCCGGGTGCGGGGCGGGACCGGCCGGACCGTGTGCTGTTCGGCATCGTGGCGGCGATCGCGGTCCTGGTGGTCGTAGCCCTTGGTGTGGTGTTCCTGCGCGGGGAGCCGCAGCTGCTGGATGAGTCCACCCCGGCGGGCGTCGTGCAGCGCTACAGCAAGGCGGTCATCGACTCCGATACCGCGGCCGCGGACGCGTACCTGACCGACAACGCCCGTTCGCGCTGCGCCAACTATTACGGCGGCGCGCAGGCCAGCCGGGTCGTCCTCATCTCCACGACAGAACGGGGAGGGACCGCCACGGTGAAGGTCTCGATAGTCCACTCCGCCGAGGCCGGCCCGTTCGGCCCGTCCGAATATGCGGAGGAAGGCGTCCTGGGCCTGGTGAAGGCGGGCGGCAAATGGATGATCAACGAACTGCCCTACAGCCTGCAGACGTGTGCCGGCGGGATGCTGAAAAAGTGAGTACCGCCAGGACCCACACCGGCCAGGCACCGGGATCTGCCCAGGCAAAGGTCCGCCGCCTCGTCGTGTTCGTTTTGTTGTTCGCCCTCGTCCTGATCGCCGCCAACGGGCTCAGCGGCCTGCTGGAGCGGCTCTTGCGCTCCGGCCAGGTGCTGGCCGGTGAAGGCGTTGCGGGGCTGGCGCTCTCGCTCGCCTTCACCCTGATCGGCGGCCCGCTCGCCGCGCTGCTCTGGTGGCTCGTCTGGCGGCGGCTGGATGAGGAAGCGGAGCGGGGCGCCACCTCGTGGGGACTCTACATCGCGGTCGTCTACACGTATGCACTCATTATGTCCATCACGGCGCTCTTGGCCATGGCCGCGTCCTTCGTCGGCGGAAAGGACCCGGAGTGGCGTTCACCGCTGTCCGTCGGGCTGGTCTGGTTGCTCGTCTGGGTCTGGCACCGCTGGATGTGGCGGCACGCCCGCGGCCCTATCGCGCTCGCGACTGTGCCGGCCGTCATCGGGACCTTCTTCGGGCTGGGCCTCGGCGTCGGCGCCTCGGTTGCGGGTCTGGGGAGCCTGCTCGACGTCGCTATCCGCGGGTCGATGGACCTCGCCTCGACAGTTGACCCGTGGTGGGATTCGACCCTCCGCGAGCTGATCTGGGCGGCCGGGGGAGCCCTGGTCTGGTGGTGGCACTGGTTCCGCGGCGGTGCGCGCCGGCTCATGGGCGGGTTCGCCGATGTGGGGCTGGTCGTCGTCGGCGTGTTGGCGGCGGGCCTGCTCGCCCTGGGCGGGGCCGGAACGGTTCTCTTCGTGCTGCTGCGGCTGGCGTTTGACCGGCAGGACTCCCTGACTGAGCTGCTCGCACCCCTCGGTGTTGCCCTCGCCGCTGCCGCCGTTGGCGCGCTGGTCTGGCGTTATCACCGCACCGCGGCGGTGGGCCGGTCCGAACGGACCCGGCAGGCAGGCATGCTCGTGACGTCGGGCGTGGCCCTGGCAGCAGCGGCCAGCGGCGTCGGCGTGATCCTGAACGCCGCCCTGTCCATGGCGGTGTCGCCGCTGGCGGGCGGGAGCGCCCGGACGTTGCTGCTGGGCGGCATCAGCTCCCTCGTCGTTGGCGGCTGCGTCTGGTGGCTGGCATGGAAGCCCGGCAGGCAACACCGGATGGTGGCCGCCGTTCCGACGGGGCGGCGCGTTTACCTCATCGCTGTCTTCGGCCTCAGTGCCGCGGTGGCCCTGGCAGCCCTGCTGGTGGTCGGCTTCCGGGTGTTCGAGTTCTTCCTGGACACGGTCACCGGCGGCAGCCTCGTCGACCGGGTCCGCGCCCCG from Arthrobacter sp. PAMC25564 encodes:
- a CDS encoding DUF5129 domain-containing protein; this translates as MGIMGKILGVVVLVMVGLVGAGPAALAVRPVDVVVADRAGVLDQNTLLPALRAVDFYQPTKVAVYTYNGTAADNLNEEILRFARAEHPDWISADGQKWADGLFIFALDPVGRHVGTYMGEDRKVSLGQRDDIQNASKDLFRDAQWTEGTIAGIKRGAELINQPWYRSAAFLITAWTTVSAAAAGAAGWLIVRWRTRIGSRKELARGDASYANVSMDLQVTELNANTIPESSRYGGSVLEKHRTFLTRYNTATGLSQQVHALSSRDLSRRPNLRLVRKYADASAELDALDDVIADTNALLNRGSSWAAAWDRQLAPFRADLAGLEQLLSRRHGAGDSVTAAALRSFREQSQREMERWTSELADSAISPETALDRLRDARTQLSELLKNHADTVIEGFARNEKEAKMMRKEMESAQAGSKAKYGRAYEPSILGTVYPSYYFFSVPTFNSGFNTGVSSVSSARGGGTTTGYGSSGGSFSGSGSSSGF
- a CDS encoding DUF5671 domain-containing protein, encoding MSTARTHTGQAPGSAQAKVRRLVVFVLLFALVLIAANGLSGLLERLLRSGQVLAGEGVAGLALSLAFTLIGGPLAALLWWLVWRRLDEEAERGATSWGLYIAVVYTYALIMSITALLAMAASFVGGKDPEWRSPLSVGLVWLLVWVWHRWMWRHARGPIALATVPAVIGTFFGLGLGVGASVAGLGSLLDVAIRGSMDLASTVDPWWDSTLRELIWAAGGALVWWWHWFRGGARRLMGGFADVGLVVVGVLAAGLLALGGAGTVLFVLLRLAFDRQDSLTELLAPLGVALAAAAVGALVWRYHRTAAVGRSERTRQAGMLVTSGVALAAAASGVGVILNAALSMAVSPLAGGSARTLLLGGISSLVVGGCVWWLAWKPGRQHRMVAAVPTGRRVYLIAVFGLSAAVALAALLVVGFRVFEFFLDTVTGGSLVDRVRAPLGLLVATGLAAGYHFSVWRHDRAVLAAAGPARRPTIGQVILVTGADPAPLHRAIEEATGAGVTVWRRADAGPAGGDTAIPVAGALAERLATALDGVTGRRVLVTIAPDGRIDVVPLLG